ACCTCACTTGAACGACGAACAGTTCCTGAGTCTTGAGACATTTCGTCGCGATGGAACGGGAGTCAAGACGCCGATTTGGTTCGCCCAGGAGGGCGATGAGTTATTCATGTGGACGGCCGGCGATTCCGGCAAGGTCAAGCGGATCGGCAACAACACCGGGGTGAGGGTCGCCCCGTGCACGCGATTCGGACGGGTCACCGGTGATTGGTTCGAGGCACACGCTTCGGTTGACGCCTCCCCCACAGCCGTGCGGCGGGTCGAAGACCTCTTGAAACAGAAACTTGGCTTCCGGTTCGCGCTGTTCCAGCGTATCGATGGGATCCGGGACAACCGGAGTGGTTCGAGCCGGGGTTGCCTCACGGTCTCGTTTGCGGAGAGTTCCTAGCAACCTGACCCGGAGCGGCTTCCGACTCAGCCCTGGGCACCTCTAGCGGCGGCGACGTTTGCGCAGGGGGTTGACGACGACCTGCTCGTAGGGCGGCGGTTGAAACGCCTCAAGATCTTTTAGCCGTGGATCGTTTGAGAACATCTTGACGACCGTCGACACGACCTCGGCTTCCTTCTGAAGTGTCCGGACCTCTGTCATCTGATTCCATTCGACAAACGTGACAACCAATCCCGAGCCTCCGGCGCGAGCCGTTCGCCCTGAGCGGTGGAGATAGGTCTTGTAATCCTTGGGCAGGTCGTAGTGGATCACAATATCCACGCCTTCGATGTGCAAACCCCGGGCGGCAACGTTCGTAGCCACGAGCACCTTCGTCTTGCCCTCGGCAAACGACGCCAGAACCCGCTCTCGCTTCGATTGAGGTAGATCGCCGTGGAGGGCTTTGGCCGATACGCCCTCTGCGCCTATTTGTTCAGCAGCTTTGTCACAACCACGCTTGGTATGGACGAAGACAAGAATCCGGGTGGCGTTTTCAGCAATGGCGGCAACCGCTTTGGGTTTGTCGAGATAGTGCACCTCAATGAACCGGTGCTCCATGGTGTCCACGGTCACCGTGTCAGATTCAACCTCGTGATAGACAGGTTCCTTGAGGTGTCGTTTGACCAGCCGGTCCACGGCGCCGTCCAAAGTCGCCGAAAAAAGCAACGTTTGGTGATCGCCTTCCATCTGGCGGATGATGACGTCTACTTGAGGCAAGAAGCCCATGTCGGCCAT
This is a stretch of genomic DNA from Acidimicrobiia bacterium. It encodes these proteins:
- a CDS encoding DEAD/DEAH box helicase, coding for MTQTSFADLGVSDTLVAELASRGIITPFPVQTMTIPDALSGVDVCGKAKTGSGKTLAFGLPMVMKLTSAIKRRPRGVVLVPTRELCLQVAEELRFLGHSYGLHVVAVYGGASMSDQRTELATADIVVATPGRLIDFLERGDVSVADVQMVCLDEADQMADMGFLPQVDVIIRQMEGDHQTLLFSATLDGAVDRLVKRHLKEPVYHEVESDTVTVDTMEHRFIEVHYLDKPKAVAAIAENATRILVFVHTKRGCDKAAEQIGAEGVSAKALHGDLPQSKRERVLASFAEGKTKVLVATNVAARGLHIEGVDIVIHYDLPKDYKTYLHRSGRTARAGGSGLVVTFVEWNQMTEVRTLQKEAEVVSTVVKMFSNDPRLKDLEAFQPPPYEQVVVNPLRKRRRR
- a CDS encoding PPOX class F420-dependent oxidoreductase produces the protein MRDAPHLNDEQFLSLETFRRDGTGVKTPIWFAQEGDELFMWTAGDSGKVKRIGNNTGVRVAPCTRFGRVTGDWFEAHASVDASPTAVRRVEDLLKQKLGFRFALFQRIDGIRDNRSGSSRGCLTVSFAESS